In the Salmo trutta chromosome 13, fSalTru1.1, whole genome shotgun sequence genome, CTGTAGCTTCAAGGAGGACTTCAAGTACATCCTGCTTCCTGTCAGCTACACCCTGGTCTTCGTGATTGGCCTAGCCCTGAACTTCACGGCCATGTACGTGATCCTGTTCCGTACGAAACGCTGGAAGCCCTCCACGGTGTACATGTTCAACCTGACAGTATGCGACACCCTCTACATCCTCACCCTACCCTTCCTAATCTACTACTACGCCGACGAGAATGACTGGCCCTTCAGCGAGCCGTTCTGCAAACTCATCCGCTTCCTGTTCTACGCTAACCTCTACGGTTCCATCCTGTTCCTGTGCTGCATCAGCCTGCACCGCTTCCTGGGCGTGTGTTACCCGATGAGGTCACTGAGCTGGGTCAGCGCCAGGAGAGCCCGGCTGGTGTCTGTGGCGGTGTGGGCGTGTGTGTTGATGTGCCAGGCTCCCGTGCTCTACTTCTCACGCACCAGGGAcgaggggacagagagggtgtGTTTCGACACCACCAGTCCAGAGTTATTTCATGACTTCCTGGTGTACAGCTTGGTGGTGTCTATGCTGCTGTTTGCCTTCCCCTtcatggtggtgatggtgtgctATGGACTGATGGTGAGGAAGCTTCTGGAGCCCACCTGGGGGGCAGGAGGGAGCCAGTCGAGGGGAGTCGGGGTGATCGCTCCTCATCGCTCCAAACAGAAGTCTGTGAAGATGATAATCATTGTG is a window encoding:
- the LOC115206611 gene encoding P2Y purinoceptor 2-like isoform X1, which produces MATFANHSTNESSGQNRRCSFKEDFKYILLPVSYTLVFVIGLALNFTAMYVILFRTKRWKPSTVYMFNLTVCDTLYILTLPFLIYYYADENDWPFSEPFCKLIRFLFYANLYGSILFLCCISLHRFLGVCYPMRSLSWVSARRARLVSVAVWACVLMCQAPVLYFSRTRDEGTERVCFDTTSPELFHDFLVYSLVVSMLLFAFPFMVVMVCYGLMVRKLLEPTWGAGGSQSRGVGVIAPHRSKQKSVKMIIIVLAAFMLCFLPFHLTRSLFYFLRYLEQMDPSQVSCELLKASSMAYMVTRPLASANSCVDPILYFMAGQGFRSDLANKNQSIAKEIRKRDGRPFEAGLTVRRVNLCTE
- the LOC115206611 gene encoding P2Y purinoceptor 2-like isoform X2 produces the protein MATFANHSTNESSGQNRRCSFKEDFKYILLPVSYTLVFVIGLALNFTAMYVILFRTKRWKPSTVYMFNLTVCDTLYILTLPFLIYYYADENDWPFSEPFCKLIRFLFYANLYGSILFLCCISLHRFLGVCYPMRSLSWVSARRARLVSVAVWACVLMCQAPVLYFSRTRDEGTERVCFDTTSPELFHDFLVYSLVVSMLLFAFPFMVVMVCYGLMVRKLLEPTWGAGGSQSRGVGVIAPHRSKQKYLEQMDPSQVSCELLKASSMAYMVTRPLASANSCVDPILYFMAGQGFRSDLANKNQSIAKEIRKRDGRPFEAGLTVRRVNLCTE